One stretch of Streptomyces sp. NBC_01142 DNA includes these proteins:
- a CDS encoding DUF4365 domain-containing protein: MALPKPEPGGTSRADGHGGGLLPQRTPPQRGALATTACMETLQVGYLHAVAAAAGCSLSQPFPDNGIDWHVSHSSAGHMVDDEVTIKVQLKCTYQIPPHPPGPAFSFTLDNDHLVKLARTPVSVHKILVVMLVPRTQDEWLRASHDRLDLRHCCYWTNLAGQPVTGRRRTTVRIPTSRIFDDRALCEIMTRVGAGGRP; this comes from the coding sequence ATGGCGCTCCCGAAGCCCGAACCTGGGGGCACCTCCCGTGCCGACGGACACGGGGGAGGGCTGCTGCCCCAGCGGACACCACCGCAGCGGGGCGCACTCGCCACCACCGCCTGCATGGAGACACTCCAGGTGGGCTATCTGCACGCGGTCGCGGCTGCGGCCGGATGCTCGCTCTCGCAGCCGTTTCCGGACAACGGCATCGACTGGCATGTCAGTCACAGCTCAGCCGGACACATGGTCGACGACGAGGTGACCATCAAGGTGCAGCTCAAGTGCACGTACCAGATCCCCCCGCACCCACCGGGGCCCGCCTTCTCCTTCACGCTCGACAACGACCACCTGGTGAAGCTCGCCCGCACACCCGTGTCCGTGCACAAGATCCTCGTCGTGATGCTCGTCCCCCGGACCCAGGACGAGTGGCTGCGTGCCAGTCACGACCGGCTCGATCTGCGGCACTGCTGCTACTGGACCAACCTGGCCGGCCAGCCGGTGACGGGCAGGCGCAGAACCACTGTGCGGATCCCGACCTCGCGGATCTTCGACGACCGGGCGCTCTGCGAGATCATGACGCGGGTCGGCGCAGGAGGGAGACCCTGA
- a CDS encoding SCO7613 C-terminal domain-containing membrane protein: MNNVPPPAEELALLDRELSQLEARRSQLLARRAWLLNAMQTRVTAATASPVPVARPFVAPPPETSPPNVQNVLLTLGGILLTIAAIAFTLVSWGHLGIGGRSAVLGAVTVATLAAPVALLRRGLVSTAESLAGLGLVLMVLDAYALHRVALPGTDGLGYAAFASAGLAALWSVYGVTLGRLRIPLPAALLTAQLPLPLWALTAGAGAPPMEWALLATAALDVAVALWTKPAAVRAIAGFGAAATGGWALLIGGWQSVSAEAPLDAAAPAVLLLCAAAVALFAAWRAPSAAVAASAVAGLTVIAAVGGVVRAAVPEGWSVLGYLLCAVALLGAVRAGIPRRVMHGLTGAAAAVHAMAAVSALPLVALTLLGPVTRLDTIWSDAPSGAREALALDLPASGLTSAPLVLLIVAAVLTAASRREPATAAGNARPAGAPGNGRPTPAPGSTTHAAGTAARPSGHAEGSSVGPTGDPSTSTDTTGRPDAPGVEVTGAPGATAHLTGPGTGAVPAADRRGAIAGAGIALAWAGLWVLPPALDLAYPATVMLQLLLAAAALVLAVRPGRIARVAPAGADLALACGLAGAVSVGLLALATRPATFAVLSALVTALVAAALAARASSVQAVLACSATVFATGLVGAIAAAVGLPPHRAALMILAVPAAAALLGARLGRHPVALPLELTGAAAGLLAVGLAVPDMPALAVVLALCGVIAAGTAVRGERRPAAGYLAAVLFVLATWVRLVAWDVASPEAYTLPVTVPALVVGVLRRRHDPQTSSWTAYGPGLAATLLPSLIAAWGDEHWLRPLLLGLAALTLTLAGARLRLQALLVVGGTVLALDALHELAPYVVQVVGALPRWLPPALAGLLLLAVGATYEQRLRDARRLRDTLGRMH; encoded by the coding sequence ATGAACAACGTTCCGCCACCCGCCGAGGAACTGGCACTCCTCGACCGCGAGCTGAGTCAGCTCGAGGCGCGCAGGTCACAGCTGCTGGCCCGCAGGGCGTGGCTGCTCAACGCGATGCAGACACGCGTCACCGCAGCCACCGCGTCGCCGGTACCGGTCGCACGGCCCTTCGTCGCGCCACCGCCCGAGACGTCCCCGCCTAATGTGCAGAACGTGCTGCTCACCCTCGGCGGCATCCTGCTGACCATCGCCGCGATCGCCTTCACCCTGGTCAGCTGGGGCCACTTGGGCATCGGCGGCCGCTCCGCCGTGCTCGGCGCGGTGACCGTGGCGACGCTTGCGGCGCCGGTCGCACTGCTGCGCCGGGGGCTCGTCTCGACGGCGGAGTCGCTGGCCGGGCTGGGCCTGGTGCTGATGGTGCTGGACGCGTACGCGCTGCACCGCGTGGCGCTGCCCGGGACGGACGGGCTCGGGTACGCGGCGTTCGCCTCGGCCGGACTCGCCGCGCTCTGGTCGGTGTACGGCGTGACGCTCGGCCGGCTGCGGATCCCGCTGCCGGCGGCGCTCCTGACCGCGCAACTCCCCCTCCCGCTCTGGGCGCTGACCGCCGGGGCGGGCGCGCCGCCGATGGAGTGGGCTCTGCTGGCGACCGCCGCGCTCGATGTCGCGGTCGCGCTGTGGACAAAGCCGGCGGCCGTGCGGGCCATCGCCGGCTTCGGTGCTGCGGCGACGGGTGGCTGGGCGCTGCTGATCGGTGGTTGGCAGTCGGTATCGGCGGAAGCTCCCCTCGACGCGGCCGCGCCCGCCGTGCTGCTGCTCTGTGCGGCCGCGGTGGCCCTGTTCGCGGCCTGGCGCGCACCTTCGGCGGCTGTCGCCGCCTCGGCCGTGGCCGGTCTTACGGTGATCGCGGCCGTGGGCGGCGTCGTCCGCGCCGCGGTGCCGGAGGGCTGGTCCGTTCTGGGCTATCTGCTGTGCGCGGTCGCTCTGTTGGGGGCCGTACGGGCGGGCATACCGCGCCGTGTGATGCACGGCCTCACCGGCGCGGCGGCCGCGGTCCACGCCATGGCGGCGGTCTCGGCCCTGCCTCTGGTCGCCCTGACCCTGCTGGGCCCGGTGACCCGGCTGGACACGATCTGGTCGGACGCCCCGTCCGGCGCCCGCGAGGCGCTCGCACTCGACCTGCCCGCGTCGGGCCTGACCTCCGCGCCGCTGGTTCTGCTGATCGTGGCGGCGGTCCTGACTGCGGCATCCCGCCGCGAGCCGGCAACGGCAGCGGGGAACGCCCGGCCGGCCGGGGCACCCGGCAACGGCCGCCCGACCCCCGCCCCGGGCAGCACCACGCACGCCGCCGGCACGGCAGCGCGCCCTTCCGGCCACGCGGAGGGAAGCAGCGTCGGCCCGACGGGCGACCCGAGCACCAGCACGGACACAACCGGCCGCCCCGACGCGCCCGGCGTCGAGGTCACAGGCGCCCCGGGAGCCACCGCGCACCTGACCGGCCCGGGCACCGGCGCAGTCCCGGCTGCTGATCGGCGGGGCGCGATCGCCGGCGCGGGCATCGCTCTCGCCTGGGCGGGCCTGTGGGTTCTGCCGCCCGCGCTGGATCTGGCCTACCCGGCCACCGTGATGCTCCAGCTGCTCCTGGCTGCGGCCGCCCTGGTACTCGCCGTACGACCCGGCCGGATCGCCCGGGTCGCCCCGGCAGGCGCGGACCTCGCCCTGGCCTGTGGCCTCGCCGGCGCCGTCAGCGTCGGCCTGCTGGCCCTGGCCACGCGCCCCGCCACCTTCGCGGTGCTCAGTGCTCTGGTCACCGCGCTCGTGGCCGCCGCGCTCGCCGCCCGGGCCTCCTCCGTGCAGGCCGTCCTCGCCTGCAGCGCCACCGTCTTCGCGACCGGTCTCGTCGGCGCGATCGCCGCGGCCGTCGGGCTCCCGCCCCACCGGGCCGCATTGATGATCCTCGCCGTTCCCGCCGCCGCGGCCCTCCTCGGCGCGCGGCTGGGCCGGCACCCCGTCGCCCTCCCCCTGGAGCTCACCGGGGCCGCGGCGGGACTCCTCGCCGTCGGCCTCGCCGTACCGGACATGCCGGCCCTGGCCGTGGTGCTCGCGCTCTGCGGCGTGATCGCCGCGGGCACCGCCGTACGGGGCGAGCGCCGCCCCGCCGCCGGGTATCTCGCCGCCGTGCTGTTCGTCCTCGCCACCTGGGTGCGGCTGGTCGCCTGGGACGTCGCGTCACCGGAGGCGTACACCCTGCCGGTGACCGTCCCGGCGCTCGTCGTCGGCGTGCTGCGCCGGCGCCACGACCCGCAGACGTCCTCCTGGACGGCGTACGGCCCCGGCCTCGCCGCGACCCTGCTGCCGAGCCTCATCGCCGCCTGGGGCGACGAGCACTGGCTGCGTCCGCTGCTCCTCGGCCTCGCGGCCCTGACGCTCACACTCGCCGGCGCCCGGCTGCGTCTGCAGGCGCTGCTGGTGGTCGGCGGCACGGTGCTGGCACTGGATGCACTGCACGAGCTCGCGCCGTACGTCGTCCAGGTCGTCGGGGCGCTG
- a CDS encoding 3'-5' exonuclease, producing MTLWYDGPLAAFDTETTGVDVEGDRIVSAAVVVQDMTGGRPRVTRWLINPGVPVPAGATEVHGLTDDHLQRNGRWPAPVVEEIARALAEQCAAGRPLVVMNAPFDLTILDRELRRHRASSLGRYLEHVPLCVLDPRVLDKHLDRYRKGRRTLTDLCTQYEVVLDEAHDAAADATAALEVVRALGHRFASRMERLSPPELHTLQAVWHAAQARGLQAWFARSGTPEAVDPAWPLRPELPAAA from the coding sequence ATGACGCTCTGGTACGACGGCCCCCTGGCCGCATTTGACACAGAGACCACAGGAGTTGACGTCGAGGGGGACCGGATCGTCTCGGCCGCCGTCGTCGTCCAGGACATGACGGGCGGCCGGCCGCGGGTCACCCGCTGGCTGATCAATCCGGGGGTGCCCGTGCCGGCGGGTGCCACCGAGGTGCACGGGCTCACCGACGACCATCTGCAGCGCAACGGCCGCTGGCCCGCGCCTGTGGTGGAGGAGATAGCCAGGGCGCTGGCCGAGCAGTGCGCCGCCGGGCGCCCGCTCGTCGTGATGAACGCGCCCTTCGATCTGACCATCCTCGACCGCGAACTGCGGCGCCACCGCGCCTCGTCGCTCGGCCGCTATCTGGAGCACGTCCCGCTGTGTGTGCTGGACCCGCGGGTCCTGGACAAGCACCTGGACCGCTACCGCAAGGGCCGCCGCACGCTCACCGATCTGTGCACGCAGTACGAGGTGGTGCTGGACGAAGCCCATGACGCGGCCGCCGACGCGACGGCGGCACTGGAGGTGGTGCGGGCGTTGGGCCACCGCTTCGCCTCCCGTATGGAGCGGCTGTCGCCTCCGGAACTGCACACCTTGCAGGCGGTGTGGCATGCGGCCCAGGCACGCGGGCTGCAGGCGTGGTTCGCGCGCAGCGGCACTCCGGAGGCGGTGGACCCCGCGTGGCCGCTGCGGCCCGAACTCCCCGCGGCCGCCTGA